From Lytechinus pictus isolate F3 Inbred chromosome 6, Lp3.0, whole genome shotgun sequence, the proteins below share one genomic window:
- the LOC129263837 gene encoding membrane-associated tyrosine- and threonine-specific cdc2-inhibitory kinase-like yields the protein MDEVNNTGSTPHGSLPPRPPAKSLPSVSRLFPHRSRTEDENRATNVSFRQADNSVLQSPHYNQSSGELYFDQCFRVERRLGAGSFGEVFKVQSKEDGGYYAVKRSRDRFRGESDKRRKLEEVKKHESLSKHPNCVEFYKAWAERGHLYIQTELCKMTLQSYAEQNHKIPEHILWSFLVDLIQGLHHMHSHGLLHLDIKPENIFISFDKVCKLGDFGLSVQMNERDFTDAQEGDPKYLAPELLQGHFGMHADVFSLGITIFELASDLELPRNGDSWHDLRRGRIPWQLTAGISSDLKGLIKSMMNPDFQKRPSLAELMETSVVQRTIAWQRRKRALCRMWNKFQGFLSLLFTLLSAAVFKILSPSKHSMNQDEIDAPVIKHRHPSSWDLSFSDDEIFESDISHGSLGCPLGSLSFSSEEDACNIQHTKPIHNRRPVSPGFEVPGLSFSSCNIWSVEDLGALCQEWSW from the exons AATACTGGCTCGACCCCTCATGGCTCTCTACCACCGCGTCCTCCAGCGAAGAGTCTTCCGTCTGTGAGCCGTTTGTTTCCTCACCGATCTAGAACAGAGGATGAGAACAGAGCTACAAATGTGTCCTTCAGACAAGCAGATAACT CTGTTCTCCAGAGCCCTCACTATAACCAAAGCAGTGGAGAACTCTATTTTGATCAGTGTTTCAGAGTGGAGAGAAGACTAGGAGCTGGATCATTTGGAGAA GTTTTCAAGGTCCAGAGTAAAGAAGATGGCGGGTATTACGCGGTCAAGAGATCAAGAGATAGGTTCAGAGGAGAGTCGGACAA GAGGAGAAAGCTAGAAGAAGTGAAGAAACACGAGAGTCTTTCCAAACACCCCAACTGTGTGGAGTTCTATAAGGCATGGGCTGAGAGGGGACATTTATATATACAGACTGAACTCTGCAAAATGAC CTTGCAGTCTTATGCTGAACAGAATCACAAGATTCCTGAACATATCCTCTGGAGCTTCTTAGTGGATCTTATTCAG gGATTACACCACATGCATTCACACGGTCTGTTGCATCTGGACATTAAACCAGAGAACATCTTCATATCTTTTGATAAAGTCTGCAAGCTGGGGGACTTTGGACTGTCTGTTCAAATGAATGAa CGTGATTTCACTGATGCTCAAGAAGGAGATCCTAAATACCTAGCACCTGAGCTTTTACAAGGTCACTTTGGAATGCATGCTGATGTTTTCAG CTTAGGTATAACGATCTTCGAGCTCGCCAGCGACTTAGAGCTTCCTCGTAATGGAGACTCCTGGCATGATCTACGAAGGGGGAGGATACCATGGCAACTAACGGCTG GTATTTCATCTGATCTGAAAGGATTGATAAAAAGTATGATGAATCCAGACTTTCAAAAGAGACCATCCCTTGCTGAATTGATGGAGACTAGTGTAGTTCAACGTACTATTGCCTGGCAGAGAAGAAAGAGGGCGCTGTGCAGAATG TGGAACAAGTTTCAAGGATTCCTTTCGCTTCTATTCACCCTGCTGAGTGCTGCTGTCTTCAAGATCTTATCCCCATCCAAGCATAGTATGAACCAAGATGAGATCGATGCCCCTGTGATCAAACACAGACACCCGTCATCATGGGATCTCAGCTTTTCAGATG atgAGATATTTGAGAGTGACATATCACACGGTTCCTTGGGTTGTCCTTTGGGCAGTCTTTCATTCTCTAGTGAGGAAGATGCCTGCAACATCCAACATACAAAACCTATTCATAACAG GAGACCGGTAAGCCCTGGCTTTGAAGTTCCTGGTCTATCCTTCTCCAGCTGCAATATCTGGTCAGTTGAGGACTTGGGGGCTTTGTGTCAGGAGTGGTCTTGGTAG